From a region of the Neobacillus niacini genome:
- a CDS encoding dicarboxylate/amino acid:cation symporter yields MKINFKSLTTQVILGILLGISVGFVFPEIGSQLKIIADIFIKLVKMVIAPIIFLTIVIGIAGMGDLKKVGKIGGKALLYFEIVSTIALAIGIIVANIIKAGKGIDAETGKGDISQYTEKAAETSHGFMDFILSIIPDSFIGAFANGELLPVLLLAILFGASLAHLGKKGKPLLEFFEKTAEVFFGIVNIIMKVSPYAAFGAMAYTIGEFGVESLFYLGKLMGSVYITMALFIVFVLGGIAKLFGFNIFKFIAYIKEEILIVVGTSSSEAALPKMMEKLERYGCSKPVVGLVLPTGYSFNLDGTSIYLSMAALFIAQAYGVDLSIWQQITLLAILMLTSKGAAGVTGSGFVTLAATLAVFPSIPVEGMALILGVDRFMSEARAITNLIGNGVATVVISKTEGEFKPTQEVSNKKQITA; encoded by the coding sequence ATGAAGATTAATTTTAAGAGTCTCACTACCCAGGTAATCCTAGGAATTCTTCTTGGTATTTCAGTCGGCTTTGTTTTTCCTGAGATTGGCTCACAACTCAAGATTATTGCAGATATTTTTATTAAACTAGTAAAAATGGTGATTGCTCCAATCATCTTCCTGACCATCGTAATTGGAATCGCAGGTATGGGGGATTTAAAGAAAGTTGGAAAAATCGGCGGGAAGGCATTGCTTTATTTTGAAATCGTATCCACCATCGCTTTGGCCATAGGAATTATTGTTGCTAATATTATTAAGGCTGGAAAAGGGATAGATGCAGAAACTGGGAAGGGAGATATCTCCCAATACACAGAAAAGGCAGCCGAAACAAGTCACGGATTTATGGATTTTATCTTATCAATCATCCCTGATAGCTTTATAGGCGCTTTTGCAAATGGAGAATTATTACCCGTACTTCTCTTAGCTATCTTATTCGGAGCTTCTTTGGCCCACTTAGGTAAAAAGGGAAAACCTCTTCTTGAGTTTTTTGAAAAAACCGCTGAAGTGTTCTTCGGAATCGTTAATATCATTATGAAGGTTTCTCCATATGCAGCATTTGGTGCTATGGCCTACACGATTGGAGAATTTGGAGTTGAATCATTATTCTATCTTGGTAAATTAATGGGCTCAGTTTATATTACAATGGCATTATTCATTGTTTTCGTTCTTGGCGGTATTGCTAAATTGTTCGGTTTCAATATCTTCAAATTCATTGCTTATATAAAAGAAGAAATCCTTATAGTGGTTGGAACTTCATCCTCTGAAGCTGCGCTGCCAAAAATGATGGAAAAGCTCGAAAGATACGGCTGTTCAAAACCTGTGGTAGGTTTAGTACTCCCAACAGGTTATTCCTTTAACCTTGATGGAACTTCCATTTATCTCTCGATGGCAGCATTATTCATCGCTCAGGCCTACGGAGTGGATCTAAGTATTTGGCAGCAAATCACGCTTCTTGCCATACTCATGTTGACTTCAAAAGGAGCGGCAGGCGTAACAGGATCAGGTTTTGTAACACTAGCAGCCACTCTAGCGGTATTCCCTTCTATACCTGTAGAAGGAATGGCGCTTATACTAGGCGTTGACCGATTCATGTCAGAAGCACGCGCGATCACAAACCTCATCGGAAACGGAGTAGCCACCGTCGTCATCTCCAAAACAGAAGGCGAATTCAAACCAACCCAAGAGGTTTCAAACAAAAAACAAATCACAGCCTAA
- a CDS encoding HAD family hydrolase produces the protein MKCFSIDLDGTLLNSEHDITEASLQTMNELLEEGHSVILNTGRAYGDVIKIKALENLQIPIFCVNGAVLFSETRELLYEATIPQQTYKEIFSILKGLGVGILVYTNYGGFPSTLPPLHKKSKEELNVLFEEFNYDEILEKDQLKIYKLIALTHHDELEKVEEVKKALEGKFDISMASSFPNNVEITSNEAHKGKALLRYQKMLNLDFEEIIAFGDGGNDLAQFEVATTSVAMANAPLNVQEKADIITKSNDDDGFAYAVRYLLNNEK, from the coding sequence ATGAAATGTTTCTCAATCGATTTAGACGGTACTTTGTTAAATTCTGAACATGATATAACTGAAGCCAGCCTACAGACTATGAATGAATTACTAGAAGAAGGTCATTCTGTTATTTTGAACACAGGACGTGCTTATGGGGATGTCATTAAAATAAAAGCATTAGAAAATTTACAGATTCCAATTTTTTGTGTCAACGGAGCTGTTTTATTCTCGGAAACAAGAGAGCTGCTATATGAGGCAACTATACCGCAACAAACGTATAAAGAGATTTTCTCTATATTAAAGGGATTAGGTGTTGGAATTTTAGTTTATACCAATTATGGAGGATTTCCATCCACTTTACCACCGCTTCATAAAAAAAGCAAAGAAGAACTAAATGTTCTTTTTGAGGAATTCAACTATGATGAAATTCTTGAAAAAGATCAGTTGAAAATCTATAAATTAATCGCTTTAACACACCATGACGAATTAGAAAAGGTTGAAGAGGTTAAGAAGGCTCTTGAGGGTAAGTTTGATATTTCAATGGCTTCTTCATTTCCAAATAATGTAGAAATTACTTCAAATGAAGCACATAAAGGAAAAGCATTATTGCGCTACCAGAAAATGTTGAATCTAGATTTTGAAGAGATTATTGCTTTTGGTGATGGCGGTAATGACCTTGCGCAATTTGAGGTAGCAACCACATCTGTTGCAATGGCTAATGCACCGCTGAATGTTCAAGAAAAAGCAGACATCATTACCAAATCCAACGATGACGATGGATTTGCCTATGCGGTTCGTTATTTACTTAATAATGAAAAATAA
- a CDS encoding zinc ribbon domain-containing protein has translation MSEKGCIKCGSRDTGQKEVAMTGTGLSKLFDIQHNTFIVIFCKKCGYSEFYNKKSSKASNILDLFFGG, from the coding sequence ATGAGCGAAAAAGGATGTATTAAATGCGGGTCTAGAGATACAGGTCAAAAGGAAGTTGCCATGACTGGGACTGGATTATCAAAATTATTCGATATTCAACACAACACGTTTATCGTTATCTTCTGTAAAAAGTGCGGGTATTCCGAGTTTTATAATAAGAAATCATCCAAGGCTTCCAATATCCTCGATTTATTTTTCGGTGGGTAA
- a CDS encoding DUF3949 domain-containing protein produces the protein MSEVLFIFVGGYILLSLILIPFQYRYVEQMEKMRKANEKKGIGQSEMMENMKFEDQVLHANVQASMIFILANILATIIYKVKNREKVAR, from the coding sequence ATGAGCGAAGTATTATTTATATTTGTCGGCGGGTACATTCTATTATCTTTGATTTTAATACCTTTTCAATATCGATATGTTGAGCAAATGGAAAAGATGCGGAAAGCGAATGAGAAGAAGGGTATTGGTCAGAGTGAAATGATGGAAAATATGAAATTTGAAGATCAAGTGTTACATGCTAATGTACAGGCAAGTATGATTTTCATCCTCGCCAATATTTTAGCAACGATTATCTATAAAGTAAAAAATCGAGAAAAAGTGGCTAGATAA
- a CDS encoding chromate transporter gives MVLWELFQTFFIMGFVSFGGGYAMIPIIESAVTEYGWMSSEQLTNIIAIAGMSPGPVASNSAILIGYTAAGISGAFVSVIAILLPSLILVICVAAFFLKLHHNPVVEKMFYGLKPLVTSLIIFAAIKFVLANNLITIDLSFRSLSLVVIFGLSLFALLKLRWNPVYVILLSGLVGIALYS, from the coding sequence ATGGTGTTGTGGGAACTTTTTCAAACCTTTTTTATTATGGGTTTTGTCTCATTTGGCGGTGGTTATGCGATGATTCCTATTATTGAATCAGCAGTAACAGAATACGGATGGATGTCTTCAGAACAATTAACGAATATCATAGCGATTGCCGGTATGTCCCCTGGACCCGTTGCTTCTAATAGTGCCATTTTAATAGGATATACAGCAGCAGGAATTAGCGGTGCTTTCGTTTCGGTAATTGCCATTTTACTTCCTTCGCTAATCTTAGTGATATGTGTTGCAGCCTTTTTCTTAAAATTGCACCATAATCCAGTGGTTGAGAAAATGTTTTATGGCTTAAAACCGTTAGTAACCAGTTTAATTATCTTTGCTGCAATTAAATTTGTACTAGCCAATAACCTGATTACCATTGATCTGTCCTTCCGTTCGCTAAGTTTAGTCGTCATCTTCGGACTATCCCTATTTGCTTTATTAAAACTTCGGTGGAATCCAGTTTATGTCATTCTACTTTCCGGTTTGGTGGGCATAGCCCTATATTCTTGA
- a CDS encoding dihydroorotate dehydrogenase, with protein sequence MPDWSYHPLKRLVLDKFRPKSSREFIHKSMSTIASIPGGRKFIGFLGHMKPPKEFQKEVNHTTFPSPIGLSGNIDPNLSGIKAFQELGFGFIEIGPIVLNEPKVQKEPRREYSHILFSVDHQEKIPLKRVIKKLTSQNIRIPIFARIDEQVNRNEWDIIVQHLTPFVDAFIGTTQQAYSCVDKTLQRPFYVSLSSDEVNNTEIEKLVKLAGIGGIVVTAPRRTLDSYWHEAPNANECLANRVKQVKDQHPELLVITCGGVETPEEACALDRAGADLLLLSEGYVKAGPGLPKRIHERLLYEKVQPIKKQNWAWSFLFSLSILIGGIIALYFAFTSIILPYDEYFIGLTRDDILQVNPLILSFMSHDRMALAGTMISGGILYIQLARHGIRYDMHWAKIAFHSAAIIGFIGIFLSIGYGYFDWLHGLFWLILLPLYYFSFREGKRITGAPYSAHGSNDKAWKYGLYGQLMFIILGFMIVVGGIVISTIGVSKVFVSTDLSFLCMSPQMLESISQNLIPVIAHDRAGFGSALISVGLLVLMISLWGFRKGESWVWNTLATGALPAFIAGIGTHLFIGYTTFIHLLPVYFLVIVYLLGLVLSYPFLKMKE encoded by the coding sequence ATGCCAGATTGGTCTTATCACCCATTAAAAAGGCTTGTACTCGATAAATTTAGACCGAAATCAAGCCGAGAGTTTATTCATAAATCCATGAGCACCATTGCGTCCATTCCTGGCGGACGGAAATTTATTGGATTCTTAGGACATATGAAACCCCCAAAGGAATTTCAAAAGGAAGTTAACCATACTACATTCCCATCTCCCATTGGATTAAGCGGAAATATAGATCCTAATTTATCAGGCATTAAAGCCTTCCAAGAGTTAGGCTTCGGATTTATAGAAATTGGACCTATCGTGCTGAACGAACCTAAAGTACAAAAAGAACCCAGGAGAGAATATAGCCATATTCTGTTTTCTGTTGATCATCAAGAAAAGATTCCTCTCAAACGAGTGATAAAAAAGTTAACAAGCCAGAACATTCGGATCCCTATATTTGCCAGGATAGATGAACAGGTAAACAGAAATGAATGGGACATAATCGTGCAACATTTAACACCTTTTGTGGACGCTTTTATCGGAACCACTCAACAAGCTTATTCTTGTGTAGATAAAACATTGCAGCGTCCTTTTTATGTATCACTTTCATCTGATGAAGTTAACAACACAGAAATAGAAAAACTAGTAAAGCTTGCAGGTATCGGTGGAATAGTCGTAACTGCTCCTCGTAGAACTTTGGATAGCTACTGGCATGAAGCTCCTAATGCCAATGAATGCCTAGCTAATCGAGTTAAGCAGGTCAAAGATCAACATCCCGAGCTACTAGTCATAACCTGTGGCGGGGTGGAGACTCCAGAGGAAGCTTGTGCATTAGATCGTGCAGGTGCGGACTTGTTATTGCTATCAGAAGGCTATGTTAAAGCCGGTCCAGGGTTACCAAAGCGGATTCATGAACGATTATTATATGAAAAAGTCCAACCCATTAAAAAGCAAAACTGGGCCTGGTCATTTCTGTTTAGTCTCTCCATCCTAATTGGAGGAATAATTGCGTTATATTTTGCATTTACGAGCATTATCCTCCCATATGATGAATACTTTATTGGTTTGACAAGAGATGATATTTTACAAGTAAATCCACTCATCTTATCTTTTATGTCACATGATAGGATGGCGTTAGCTGGAACCATGATATCAGGAGGTATTTTGTATATCCAGCTTGCGCGCCATGGTATTAGGTATGACATGCATTGGGCAAAGATTGCTTTTCATAGTGCAGCAATTATAGGATTTATTGGTATTTTTCTTTCTATCGGATACGGTTACTTTGATTGGCTGCATGGTTTATTTTGGCTTATCTTATTGCCACTATACTATTTTAGTTTTAGGGAAGGAAAAAGAATTACTGGTGCTCCCTATTCTGCTCATGGAAGTAATGATAAAGCATGGAAATACGGGCTTTATGGACAACTCATGTTTATTATCTTAGGATTTATGATTGTAGTAGGCGGTATTGTCATTTCTACAATTGGTGTATCCAAGGTTTTTGTGTCAACTGACTTAAGCTTCTTGTGTATGTCACCGCAAATGTTAGAGAGTATTAGTCAGAATTTGATTCCTGTTATCGCACATGACCGGGCAGGGTTTGGCAGTGCCCTTATAAGTGTTGGTCTGCTTGTTCTAATGATTTCCTTGTGGGGTTTCAGAAAAGGGGAAAGTTGGGTTTGGAATACCCTTGCTACAGGAGCCTTACCTGCGTTTATCGCAGGGATTGGGACACATTTATTTATTGGATATACAACTTTTATTCATTTACTCCCAGTTTACTTTTTAGTCATTGTTTATTTGTTAGGATTAGTATTATCTTATCCTTTCTTAAAAATGAAAGAATGA
- a CDS encoding NUDIX hydrolase → MSAPKHIVSAAAIVLNDKNELLLIKGPRRGWEMPGGQVEEGESLTDAVVRETKEESGIDIEVIKFCGIFQNIEGSICNTLFLGKPIGGELTTSPESLEVGFFKLEEALEMVTWNNFRQRIEYCLDENMHPFYVGF, encoded by the coding sequence ATGTCAGCACCAAAACATATTGTTTCTGCAGCAGCTATTGTCTTAAATGACAAGAATGAATTATTACTAATTAAAGGTCCGCGAAGAGGCTGGGAAATGCCTGGCGGTCAGGTAGAAGAAGGGGAATCCTTAACGGACGCTGTAGTAAGGGAGACAAAAGAAGAATCCGGGATCGACATTGAGGTAATTAAGTTTTGTGGAATTTTTCAAAATATAGAGGGTTCGATTTGTAACACATTATTTTTAGGGAAACCTATCGGAGGGGAATTAACAACCAGTCCGGAGAGTTTAGAAGTTGGTTTTTTCAAACTAGAAGAAGCATTGGAAATGGTCACCTGGAATAACTTTAGGCAGCGAATTGAGTATTGTTTAGATGAGAACATGCATCCTTTTTATGTTGGTTTTTAA
- a CDS encoding chromate transporter translates to MSVEWKLVFEIFWTFFKISPVTFGGGFAMIPLIIKEIVEKRKWLTNEEITDVIALSQTVPGAIAVNSATFIGYKIGGIRGTLAAMIGVSLPTFLIVLVLGVSYFYLDDNPKLEAAFVSIRVTIVAIIVYAAIKIAKTAIFDKTTFFIMAAGVPALFFIHPIIAIFLGAITGLIVVSIKKKLGYLIEMKNSKEEDPANDPEYYMGAGI, encoded by the coding sequence ATGAGTGTTGAATGGAAGTTGGTATTTGAGATTTTTTGGACGTTTTTTAAGATTAGTCCTGTTACGTTTGGCGGGGGATTTGCGATGATTCCCTTAATCATAAAAGAGATAGTAGAAAAGAGAAAATGGTTAACAAATGAAGAGATTACGGATGTTATTGCCTTATCTCAAACAGTGCCAGGTGCTATTGCTGTAAATTCAGCGACCTTTATAGGGTATAAAATTGGCGGGATAAGAGGAACTTTAGCTGCCATGATAGGTGTTTCGCTGCCAACCTTTTTAATCGTTCTAGTCTTAGGAGTTTCCTATTTTTACTTAGATGATAATCCCAAGCTAGAAGCAGCCTTTGTATCTATACGCGTTACGATTGTAGCAATCATTGTGTATGCAGCCATTAAAATAGCAAAAACAGCGATATTTGATAAGACAACATTTTTCATTATGGCTGCGGGAGTTCCAGCTCTGTTTTTCATCCATCCAATTATAGCCATCTTTCTAGGAGCGATCACCGGATTAATCGTCGTTTCCATTAAGAAAAAATTAGGCTATTTGATAGAAATGAAGAATAGTAAAGAAGAAGACCCAGCCAATGACCCTGAATATTATATGGGTGCCGGAATTTAA
- a CDS encoding IS256 family transposase, producing MTHLQFNLDLDLLKESVINSNLDMVIKSAIVLVLNEVMENERDDYLRAAAYERSPDRRDYRNGYYERELILGIGKLKLKVPRTRNGEFSTSVFEKYARCDQALVLSMLEMVINGVSTRKVTHIVEQLCGENISKSFVSSLTQKLDPIINDWNKRPLNVMYYPYVFVDAMYIKVREHNRVISKAVYIATAITEKNTREILGLSVDHAEDFESWSRFFQQLKSRGLQSPKLVISDAHLGLQKAIQRDFIGTTWQRCTVHFKRNIIGKLSKKDSVEIRSMIKRVFEAVTIEDIRRFKNELMNQFGDEAKYAKALETLDEGFEDAIQYLNFPEKMHPHIRSTNSLERLNQEVRRREKVIRIFPNTQSAFRLVGAVLMQYQEVYSKRKTLLNN from the coding sequence ATGACTCACTTACAGTTTAACCTAGATTTAGACCTTTTAAAAGAATCCGTTATCAATTCTAATCTAGATATGGTGATTAAATCAGCGATTGTCTTAGTCCTTAATGAAGTCATGGAAAACGAGAGAGACGATTATTTACGTGCGGCTGCTTATGAACGGTCTCCAGATCGCCGAGACTACCGAAATGGCTACTATGAACGTGAATTGATCCTAGGTATTGGCAAACTAAAGCTAAAGGTCCCAAGGACCAGAAATGGTGAGTTTTCCACTTCCGTCTTCGAAAAGTATGCTCGCTGTGACCAAGCCCTGGTCCTCTCCATGCTAGAAATGGTCATTAACGGTGTTTCAACTCGGAAAGTCACGCATATAGTCGAGCAGCTCTGTGGGGAAAATATATCGAAATCATTTGTGTCTTCCCTTACCCAAAAGCTTGACCCCATTATTAATGATTGGAACAAACGCCCTTTGAATGTCATGTATTATCCTTATGTTTTTGTGGATGCCATGTATATTAAGGTCCGGGAACACAACCGGGTTATCTCAAAAGCCGTGTACATTGCGACTGCCATTACTGAGAAGAATACACGTGAAATCCTTGGGCTTAGTGTGGATCATGCAGAAGACTTCGAGAGTTGGAGTCGTTTCTTCCAACAGCTTAAATCCCGTGGGCTTCAATCCCCCAAACTGGTCATCTCAGATGCTCATCTAGGGCTACAAAAGGCAATACAGCGCGATTTTATTGGTACTACATGGCAAAGATGCACGGTACATTTTAAACGCAACATAATAGGGAAGCTCTCCAAGAAAGATTCCGTAGAGATACGCTCCATGATTAAACGTGTCTTTGAAGCTGTTACGATTGAGGATATCCGTAGATTTAAGAATGAATTAATGAACCAGTTTGGGGATGAAGCTAAATATGCCAAAGCCTTGGAAACTTTAGATGAAGGCTTCGAAGATGCCATTCAATACCTAAACTTTCCTGAGAAGATGCACCCTCATATACGAAGTACAAATTCACTTGAACGCTTAAACCAAGAAGTCCGTAGAAGGGAGAAAGTTATTCGTATCTTTCCCAATACTCAATCTGCCTTTCGATTGGTAGGTGCTGTTCTCATGCAATACCAGGAGGTCTACTCCAAAAGAAAGACATTACTTAATAACTAA